One Antennarius striatus isolate MH-2024 chromosome 17, ASM4005453v1, whole genome shotgun sequence genomic window carries:
- the ccdc177 gene encoding coiled-coil domain-containing protein 177 produces MVDPSEAEEQIKCKGPHVEGPAGADDDPRLPQVDGSSADEDGDAGFETPPTGSSEPSPCHAASPPATDSASRGEVPPQQPQQQQSDGDPAPKLHLDLYNFDSPAAEGSRYVLTSPHSLEACARCGVKPVELLPRPLADFAREAPGRSMRVAAGLFEVYERDRHAKLRQCREERERIIREEKRRILQAAVNSGGGGAASSSPVEKQHKSSNQPPPTDPSPRDFETSSRAAASGPTLKPIAAHSSKAPTSNVSTSPKFVPARSPQSSKSGGAPSTPSPTGSLQGSKCEPVKTTRPSSSGPPAVVKKSSGGKSTNTFPRSTPKPPSFPRANTTLTSSASKQTPLNGVTGPFSQHNGHLGFHPKARGRSHSLESLQRRMDPPCSSTTNTNTTTTTCTSSESGASSSYSWDGARDHWAKLSSPRARTLATFNSLMGRSLSLGDLSHSPQTTQKVERIVKEVKRRGLKAVSERDRKIAALMLARYQEEDIMSQTRYVAHLQWDSERRMEELRREQEDREKQRAVLECQRVWQTQVSIRQRRISKQERRSAAAKMRQAEESEERWRELAEQQERSRLLRLQQAAREEKHKKALQEQNLKALEEERAAMLEQERLLLKEKLTMAELKRQEKEHQAQEDRRGLNKAERRRHAALTQEIARREQEEREEARRTAEEKLSRSLGNYEQIVERRGQELKEKAKREEKQIQKARKAAEKREKQQQQLLEARVKEAEKRAQQAASVAEERAREKAQRAVQSRQEKERLQRLNRQRVEEEEKQRRMELLQSIERKLEKSEQIFKEKRAVLESARSVARASFHVRDKVREETNMRTFDKMALEAQLKASLDEK; encoded by the coding sequence ATGGTCGACCCCTCTGAGGCCGAGGAACAAATTAAGTGTAAGGGCCCCCATGTGGAGGGGCCAGCCGGGGCCGACGACGACCCCCGACTGCCTCAGGTCGACGGATCATCAGCGGATGAGGACGGAGACGCCGGCTTTGAAACGCCGCCCACCGGCAGTTCTGAGCCGAGCCCCTGCCATGCTGCATCACCGCCGGCGACAGACTCCGCCTCTCGCGGGGAAGTCCCGCCCCAGcagccccagcagcagcagtccgACGGGGATCCGGCCCCCAAACTGCACCTGGACCTGTACAACTTTGACTCGCCCGCCGCGGAGGGCAGCCGCTACGTGCTAACCAGCCCCCACTCCCTGGAGGCGTGCGCTCGCTGCGGGGTCAAACCCGTGGAGCTCCTGCCCCGCCCGTTGGCCGACTTCGCCCGGGAGGCCCCCGGCCGCTCCATGCGCGTCGCTGCGGGGCTGTTTGAGGTCTACGAGAGGGACCGGCACGCCAAGTTGAGGCAGtgcagggaggagagggagcggATTATCAGGGAGGAGAAACGGAGGATTCTGCAGGCGGCGGTCaacagcggcggcggcggcgcggcgTCCTCCTCCCCTGTGGAGAAGCAACACAAATCCTCCAATCAGCCTCCTCCGACGGATCCATCACCCCGTGACTTTGAGACGTCCTCTAGAGCCGCAGCATCAGGACCGACTCTAAAACCGATCGCGGCTCATTCATCGAAAGCCCCCACCTCCAATGTCAGTACGTCCCCTAAATTTGTCCCGGCGAGATCGCCGCAGTCTTCAAAATCCGGAGGCGCTCCTTCCACGCCGTCCCCGACGGGGAGTCTCCAAGGGTCCAAGTGTGAACCCGTTAAAACCACGCGACCGTCATCCTCCGGCCCCCCAGCGGTGGTCAAGAAGTCCTCCGGTGGTAAATCTACGAACACTTTCCCCCGATCCACACCCAAACCCCCGTCCTTCCCCAGAGCCAACACTACATTGACGTCATCGGCGTCCAAACAGACGCCCCTGAACGGCGTGACGGGACCCTTCTCACAGCACAACGGCCATCTTGGATTTCACCCCAAGGCGCGAGGGAGAAGCCATTCTCTGGAGTCGCTGCAGCGGCGGATGGaccccccctgctcctccaccACTAACacaaacaccaccaccaccacctgcacGTCATCCGAGTCGGGCGCCTCCTCCTCGTACAGCTGGGACGGCGCCCGGGATCACTGGGCGAAATTGTCCAGCCCCCGCGCTCGCACCCTGGCCACGTTCAACTCCTTAATGGGACGCAGCCTCAGCCTGGGGGACCTGAGCCACTCCCCTCAGACCACGCAGAAGGTGGAGCGCATCGTGAAGGAGGTGAAACGCCGAGGCCTGAAGGCCGTGTCGGAGCGCGATCGCAAGATCGCCGCTCTGATGCTCGCCAGATACCAGGAGGAAGACATCATGAGTCAGACGCGCTACGTCGCTCACCTCCAGTGGGACAGCGAGCGCCGGATGGAGGAGCTGAGGCGGGAGCAGGAGGACCGGGAGAAGCAGCGGGCGGTGCTGGAGTGTCAGCGGGTGTGGCAGACGCAGGTGTCCATCCGTCAGAGGAGGATCAGCAAACAGGAGCGACGGTCGGCGGCCGCCAAGATGCGACAGGCGGAGGAAAGCGAGGAGCGGTGGAGGGAGCTGGCGGAGCAGCAGGAGCGTAGCCGTCTGCTGAGGCTGCAGCAGGCGGCGCGGGAGGAGAAGCATAAGAAGGCTCTGCAGGAGCAGAACCTGAAggcgctggaggaggagagggcggCCATGCTGGAGCAGGAGAGGCTGCTCCTGAAGGAGAAGCTCACCATGGCCGAGCTGAAGAGGCAGGAGAAGGAGCACCAGGCCCAGGAGGACAGGCGAGGTCTGAACAAAGCCGAGAGGAGGCGTCACGCCGCCCTCACCCAGGAGATCGCTCGccgggagcaggaggagagagaggaggccaGGAGGACGGCGGAGGAGAAGCTCAGCCGCTCCCTGGGGAATTACGAGCAGATCGTGGAGCGTCGAGGGCAGGAGCTGAAGGAAAAGGCTAAACGTGAGGAGAAGCAGATCCAGAAAGCACGCAAGGCGGCGGAGAAGcgggagaagcagcagcagcagctcctggaaGCTCGCGTGAAGGAGGCGGAGAAACGAGCCCAGCAGGCGGCGTCGGTGGCCGAGGAGAGGGCGAGGGAGAAAGCCCAGCGGGCCGTCCAGAGCCGGCAGGAGAAGGAACGTCTGCAGAGGCTCAACCGGCagcgggtggaggaggaggagaagcagcgGCGCATGGAGCTCCTCCAGTCCAtcgagaggaagctggagaagagcGAGCAGATCTTCAAGGAGAAGAGGGCGGTGCTGGAGAGCGCCCGATCGGTGGCGCGGGCGTCGTTCCACGTACGGGACAAGGTGCGCGAGGAGACCAACATGCGCACTTTTGATAAAATGGCTCTGGAAGCGCAGCTTAAAGCCAGTTTGGATGAGAAATAA
- the plekhd1 gene encoding pleckstrin homology domain-containing family D member 1, which translates to MFSSSSRSVSFPSWSSMEQSDSEVLDISTKVQLYGVLWKRPFGRPSAKWSRRFFIIKDSFLLYYAESEKRNFETNSYFNIHPKGVIPLGGCVVSANEKMGMPFAIVVNLEDFSGTIVLAAESEEEQLQWMEMLQESGKVTWKNAQLGEAMIESLEAQGLQLAKEKQEYLDKLMEETEELSQQRAQREELERLNQVLEEEKMKFEEVVLELKAEQEHIKLDLDGTAQSLRGVENEKKELSSLTQMLQKSIEELSQEKQRTLELLGVKEQDEEEKGEPGGGSSGPRSSEAPGDVDLLLDLRHIEEQMKILLKEKEQAEARLRENEQRAQVLQQEREYYSSQARTLQQSLSQLTIDKQQTEAELKAEIESRVELEQRLKLAEEALQNLERGLNSLERSKEREEEMKGDVTHLRRFFEECISAAEIEAKLPVIMRNAVYLHKAAARRIKSCRIQRRASRRHWLKHSKSFAVSKADDCSSMEELRETARHFTSDSGFRQSVYKIIARKDAQNKTDREEK; encoded by the exons ATGTTTTCGTCCTCGTCCAGAAGCGTTTCTTTCCCGTCCTGGTCGTCCATGGAGCAGTCGGACTCTGAAGTGTTGGACATCAGCACCAAAGTGCAGCTTTACGGGGTGCTGTGGAAGAGGCCCTTCGGACGGCCCTCGGCCAAGTGGTCCCGCAG GTTCTTCATCATCAAAGACAGCTTCTTGCTCTACTATGCGGAGAGTGAGAAGAGAAACTTTGAGACCAACAGCTACTTCAACATCCACCCGAAG GGGGTCATTCCTCTGGGGGGTTGTGTGGTGTCAGCCAACGAAAAGATGGGCATGCCCTTCGCCATCGTGGTCAATCTGGAGGATTTTAGT GGTACCATAGTGTTGGCGGCGGAGTcggaggaggagcagctccaGTGGATGGAGATGCTGCAGGAGTCGGGGAAAGT GACGTGGAAGAACGCCCAGTTGGGGGAGGCCATGATCGAGAGCCTGGAGGCTCAGGGGCTGCAGCTGGCCAAGGAGAAGCAGGAGTATCTGG ACAAACTgatggaggagacggaggagctCAGTCAACAGAGAGCTCAGAGGGAG GAGCTGGAGCGCCTGAACCAagtcctggaggaggagaaaatgaagTTTGAGGAGGTGGTGCTGGAGCTGAAGGCGGAACAGGAGCACATcaaact AGACCTGGACGGGACGGCCCAGTCCCTGAGGGGGGTCGAGAATgaaaagaaggagctgagcagTTTAACCCAGATGCTGCAGAAATCCATCGAG GAGCTGTCTCAGGAGAAACAGCGAACCCTGGAGCTACTGGGGGTGAAGGAGCAGGACGAGGAGGAGAAGGGCGAGCCTGGAGGCGGGAGCTCGGGCCCCAGGAGCAGTGAGGCCCCCGGAGACGTGGACCTGCTGTTGGACCTGCGACACATCGAGGAGCAGATGAAGATCctgctgaaggagaaggagcaggCGGAGGCGAG GCTCAGGGAGAACGAGCAGCGAGCCCAAGTCctgcagcaggagagagagTATTACTCCTCTCAGGCTCGGACGCTGCAGCAGTCGCTGTCCCAGCTCACCATCGACAAGCAGCAGACCGAAGCTGAGCTCAAG GCGGAGATAGAGTCTCGGGTGGAGCTGGAGCAGAGGCTGAAGCTGGCTGAGGAGGCCCTGCAGAACCTGGAGAGAGGCCTGAACTCGCTGGAGCGATccaaagagagggaggaggagatgaagggagACGTCACTCATCTCAGGA GATTCTTTGAGGAGTGCATCAGCGCGGCGGAGATCGAGGCGAAGCTTCCAGTGATCATGAGGAACGCCGTCTATCTGCACAAAGCTGCTGCGCGCCGGATCAAGAGCTGCCGGATCCAGAGGAGAGCCTCCAGGCGCCACTGGC TGAAACATTCCAAATCCTTCGCCGTGTCCAAGGCTGACGACTGCAGCAGCATGGAGGAACTGAGAGAAACGGCCCGACACTTCACCTCCGACAGCGGCTTCAGACAGAGCGTGTACAAGATCATCGCCCGTAAAGACGCCCAAAACAAAACGGACCGGGAGGAGAAGTAG